In one window of Oncorhynchus kisutch isolate 150728-3 linkage group LG16, Okis_V2, whole genome shotgun sequence DNA:
- the ccnb3 gene encoding G2/mitotic-specific cyclin-B3, with protein MPFPRGKKPSVTAGSKIPKLRGKGIENQEEGPQVKRSSSPPQGAPKKRTAFVDLTNAHKVHISLPGTKKNSLKKTQKKKATSTVLDKNEANLKKSESISSESQEEEKQRGEEETPVEELVVVEAVPPRELPPHLQRPQIPEEFDIDSQHQDDPTLTAQYAKEIFDYLKAREEKFILSDYMSIQPSLNAGMRAILVDWLVEVQENFELNHETLYLAVKVTDHFLSAAPVNRENLQLIGSTALLIASKFEERCPPCVDDFLYVCDDAYKREEVIAMETSILQALGFDINIPVPYRFLRRYAKCVSASMETLTLARYVCELSLQEMDLVPERGSLLASACLLLALVTKELGGWSPILVFHSGYGVSELVPVVRRLHSMLTSPPDDKLLAIRSKYSHKVFFEVATTPMVDLDTLERALK; from the exons ATGCCTTTTCCCAGGGGGAAGAAACCAAGTGTTACTGCTGGCAGTAAAATACCCAAATTACGTGGCAAAGGGATAGAGAATCAG GAGGAAGGCCCCCAGGTCAAGAGGTCATCGTCCCCTCCTCAAGGAGCCCCTAAGAAGAGGACAGCCTTCGTAGACCTCACCAAT GCACACAAGGTTCACATCAGCCTTCCAGGTACTAAGAAGAACTCCCTTAAGAAGACGCAGAAGAAGAAGGCCACCTCCACTGTGTTAGACAAGAATGAAGCCAACCTTAAAAA GTCTGAATCAATAAGCTCAGAGAgtcaggaggaggagaaacagaggggggaggaggagacccCAGTTGAAGAGCTTGTGGTGGTGGAGGCTGTTCCACCTAGAGAGTTGCCCCCCCACCTCCAGAGACCACAG ATCCCTGAGGAGTTTGATATAGACTCTCAGCACCAGGATGACCCCACTCTGACTGCTCAGTACGCAAAGGAAATATTTGACTACCTCAAGGCCAGAGAGGAGAAGTTCATCCTGTCTGACTATATGTCCATCCAGCCCAGTCTGAACGCTGGGATGAGGGCCATCCTAGTGGACTGGTTGGTCGAGGTGCAG GAGAACTTTGAGCTGAACCATGAGACTCTGTACCTGGCTGTGAAGGTGACGGACCACTTCCTGTCTGCAGCGCCGGTCAACAGAGAGAATCTACAGCTTATAGGTTCTACAGCCTTGCTCATAGCATccaagtttgag gaGCGCTGTCCGCCCTGTGTGGACGACTTCCTGTACGTCTGTGATGATGCGTACAAGAGGGAGGAGGTTATTGCTATGGAGACGAGCATCCTGCAGGCGCTGGGGTTCGACATCAACATCCCCGTCCCCTACCGCTTCCTCAGGCGATATGCCAAG tgtgtgAGTGCCAGTATGGAAACTCTAACCCTGGCCCGGTATGTGTGTGAGCTGAGTCTTCAGGAGATGGATCTGGTACCAGAGAGAGGATCATTACTGGCCTCAGCCTGTCTGCTGTTGGCTCTAGTCACCAAGGAGCTGGGAGGATGG TCCCCCATCCTGGTGTTCCACTCTGGGTACGGAGTGTCAGAGCTGGTCCCTGTTGTCCGGAGGCTCCATTCCATGCTCACCTCCCCGCCAGACGACAAACTCCTGGCCATCCGGAGCAAGTACTCTCACAA GGTTTTCTTTGAAGTGGCGACAACTCCGATGGTGGACCTGGACACGTTGGAGAGGGCGTTGAAGTGA